The Leadbetterella byssophila DSM 17132 DNA window TAGCGGTAAGATTAGGTAGAAAAGGGACCATTTACTACCATTTCCTCTTGCTGGCTTTAGCGATGTTCTGTGCCTGGCTTTATATAGATCTGAAGAATGGCAACTGGTATTATTTACTAAGTTTCCCGCTTATTCTTTTGAATGGGTTTCAAGTTGCAAAGTCTGAAAATCCAGACCCTTACTTGAAGACACTTTCCTTGACCTCTTTGTTTTTCGTTATCGTATTTGGCCTAAGTTTAATCTTCAGATGAAAGTAAATGAACTTCCCTACCAACCCGAATTCTTTGATCGCTACATCAATGGAATTCCTTCTGATTTAAATTTATTAGTTAGTCTGGAAGATTTCTGTCCTACTAAGATCTTTGATCTGGATAAATTAGAAGAATTAGGAGATGCGGTATATGCACCCGGTAAATGGATAGGGAAAGAGATTTTACAGCATTGCATTGATACGGAAAGAATCATGGCTTACCGAGCTTTGTGTTTTAGCAGAAAGGAGAAGGCATCTTTACCGGGCTTTGATGAAAATATTTACGCTGCAAATTCTTTAGCCCACCAGAGATCTTACTCGGATCTTATGGAGGAATTTGAGTGTGTAAGGAAATCCACGATCTATCTCTTCCGCTCCTTCAGCGAAGAAACGCTACTGCAAGAAGGAATAGCAAATGGGAAGAATATTCTGGTAGGTGCTTTGGGATTTGTGATCATTGGACATGCTCTCCATCATCAGTGGATTTTGGAAGAGAGATACTATCCATTATTATCTGGTAAGGCTTAATGCCAATGCGGTATAGGGTATCCACTGGTCGAACTTCTTCTCTAATTCAACTGCCCCTTGATGATCATCTGACAGAGCAGAAAAATAGACAAAGCCATCCATTTCCTTTAAATCCATACGAACAGCGTGGCTAAAACCACAGCTTGAGCCTGTATGCAGCAAATGCCCCTCTGGAGTAACAAACCATCCTAAAGAGTAAGATAAGCCTCCTTCTGCGGGTGTTTGAATGGGAGAAGGCTGTACTGAAAATAGCCATCGAAGATATTCCTCCATATTCATATACAATCCACCATCACCCTGAGTGGCAGAAGTGGGCGACTGATCCCTTTCTACTATCTTTTCACCTTCCTTTGCACGGCCCAAAACACGATTTTCAATCTGCACGCCGACACGGTAAAAACGGGCACCACTTATTCCTAAGGGCGAAAAGATATGCTCCTGCATATAGCTTTCAAAACCTCCCTGCTGCTCCATAATCTCCCTCAAGACGCAATAACCTCCATTGTTATAACGAAACCCTTGTCCGGATAAAAAGAACCGCTCCGAAGCATGGTCTTTCAAGATCTCCACTACTCCTTTATCTACTATCTGTTCCGTTGAAGTCCAGAAATCTTCATAATCTGGCAATCCGGAGGTATGCAGTATACAGTCTCTAATGGTAATCCCTGAAGGAAATCCATCAAAGAATTTTGAAATATCTACATCTATATCCCATTTGATTATTCCGGCGGCGGTAAACTGCTTACTTAAAGATGCAAGTCGGTAGCGATTTACAAATGAGCCCTCTTTCTCGATCAGCTTTCCTTTAGAAATCAAAGCGTAGGTTCTCATCTCAACATCAGGAATAAGGAAGATATCACCACTAGGGCTAGAATTAATTGCCTGTATTCTTTTTCTGGTAGGATCTTCAAAAGTTTAATCCCTAAAAAACCACCCAATAGGATAAAAGGTAATCCCATGATATTCAGCCAAATCCCCTCCCAGGTTAGGTTCTTCCAAACCAGAGCTTGAAGGGGGATCTTAGTAAAGTTTAGAATCATAATGAACCAGGCAGAAGTTGCCGTGAAGGTAACCTTATCCAGTTTTTTAGATAACATATATACGGACAATGCCGGTCCTGCAGCATTTCCTACCATGGTTGAAAATCCCATGATCAAACCAAATAAGGGTGAATACCAGGGATGTTCCACGGTCTGACGAAATCTATCACTTCTTTCAGTCAGCACCATAATGACAACTCCTAGAAGCAAACATACGCTGATCATGACCTTGAATACCTTATCGTTTACGTAATTGCCGGATATCAAACCTATCCCTAAGCCTAATAAAGCCATAGGTAATAGTTTTTTGACTTCCGACCACAAAAAGGCTTTTCGATAATAAATTACTGCAATTGTATCCGCAAAGCACAGCAGTATTAGTACTATACCGGTAGAATATTTAGCTCCGAATATCCAAGCGAAAATGGGGACAGTCAGAGTCCCTATATTCATTATTCCGGTTTTTGACATGCCTATTAGCATGGCACAAAGGAAATACAATGCCCATGCAGAAGGAGACTGTAACAACTCCTCCATGCTAAGCTTCTTTTAAGCTTAAACTGATCCTCTTTCTAGGAACATCAACTTCTAAAACCTTTGCCTTCACTTTTTGATGCACTTTAACCACTTCATTTGGATCCTTTACAAATCTATTAGCCAAATGCGATACATGTACCAGTCCATCCTGATGTACACCCACATCCACAAAACATCCAAAGGCAGTGATATTCGTAACCACTCCCGGCAATATCATTCCTACTTTTAAGTCTTCTATGCTATTCACATCAGCAAATTCAAAGGCTTCAAAAGCTTCACGAGGATCTCTACCCGGCTTCTTAATCTCTTCCATAATGTCTCTCAAGGTAGGAAGACCTATTTTATCTGTAACGTAGGCCTTTATATCCACCTTTTCCTGCAATTCCTTAGAAGCAATGAAAGATTTGAGATCCACTTTTAAATCTTTGGCCATTTTTTCTACCAAATGATAGGATTCCGGATGTACTGCGGTGTTATCCAAAGGGTGTTCCGCTCCGTGTATCCTTAAAAAACCGGCAGCTTGCTCAAACACTTTTTCTCCTAATCGTGGAACTTTCTTGAGGTCCTTTCTAGACTTGAACTTCCCATTAGAAGCCCTAAACTCTACTATATTATGAGCTATGGATGGTCCAATTCCCGACACATAACTTAATAGATGTTTACTTGCGGTATTGAGCTCTACTCCCACTAAGTTTACACAAGATTCGACTACGGCGTCTAGGGATTCTTTTAGCTCCTTTTGGTTAACGTCATGCTGGTATTGTCCCACGCCTATGGATTTTGGATCTATTTTTACTAATTCAGCCAATGGATCCATTAAGCGTCTTCCAATAGAAACTGCACCTCTAACCGTTAAATCCTTTTCTGGAAACTCCTCTCTAGCCACTTCTGAGGCAGAGTAAATAGAGGCCCCTTGCTCAGAAACCATAATAACCTTCTGGGGAAGCTGTTTTCTTTTTAAAAGATCTTTGACAAACTGCTCAGTTTCCCTCCCCGCAGTACCATTAC harbors:
- a CDS encoding sulfite exporter TauE/SafE family protein; its protein translation is MEELLQSPSAWALYFLCAMLIGMSKTGIMNIGTLTVPIFAWIFGAKYSTGIVLILLCFADTIAVIYYRKAFLWSEVKKLLPMALLGLGIGLISGNYVNDKVFKVMISVCLLLGVVIMVLTERSDRFRQTVEHPWYSPLFGLIMGFSTMVGNAAGPALSVYMLSKKLDKVTFTATSAWFIMILNFTKIPLQALVWKNLTWEGIWLNIMGLPFILLGGFLGIKLLKILPEKEYRQLILALVVISSLFLMLR
- a CDS encoding DinB family protein, with translation MKVNELPYQPEFFDRYINGIPSDLNLLVSLEDFCPTKIFDLDKLEELGDAVYAPGKWIGKEILQHCIDTERIMAYRALCFSRKEKASLPGFDENIYAANSLAHQRSYSDLMEEFECVRKSTIYLFRSFSEETLLQEGIANGKNILVGALGFVIIGHALHHQWILEERYYPLLSGKA
- a CDS encoding serine hydrolase domain-containing protein → MRTYALISKGKLIEKEGSFVNRYRLASLSKQFTAAGIIKWDIDVDISKFFDGFPSGITIRDCILHTSGLPDYEDFWTSTEQIVDKGVVEILKDHASERFFLSGQGFRYNNGGYCVLREIMEQQGGFESYMQEHIFSPLGISGARFYRVGVQIENRVLGRAKEGEKIVERDQSPTSATQGDGGLYMNMEEYLRWLFSVQPSPIQTPAEGGLSYSLGWFVTPEGHLLHTGSSCGFSHAVRMDLKEMDGFVYFSALSDDHQGAVELEKKFDQWIPYTALALSLTR